One Paracoccaceae bacterium genomic region harbors:
- a CDS encoding MarR family transcriptional regulator, whose amino-acid sequence MNVFEPETSELDHAARAGWLAHFGGLTQDQIAAEMGVSRQRAQRLVARAMAEGLIHVRLEHRLSSCLRLEAELARRFALLEVRVAPGLGAGSDPARVTAAVAADVLERYLARPEPLVIAFGTGRSLSAMADEVAAQDASRHRVVSLIGNIAPDGSATFFDVILRIAARLRTPHYPMSVPVVMATPQERALFHALAPVQAVVRLAQSADVSFVGVGQMGDDAPLYKDGFVTREELAAMQTAGAAGEIAGSVYDSAGRYIETPLTHRMGGVRIEPGRAAPVVGVAAGLGKLAAIRAALAGRLLNGLVTDEPTAQALLG is encoded by the coding sequence ATGAACGTCTTCGAACCGGAAACCAGCGAGCTCGATCATGCGGCCCGGGCCGGGTGGCTGGCGCATTTCGGCGGGCTGACGCAAGACCAGATCGCGGCCGAGATGGGCGTTTCGCGGCAACGGGCGCAGCGGCTGGTCGCGCGCGCGATGGCCGAGGGGCTGATCCATGTCCGGCTGGAGCATCGCCTGTCATCCTGCCTGCGGCTCGAGGCCGAACTGGCGCGCCGCTTCGCCCTGCTGGAGGTGCGCGTGGCGCCCGGCCTCGGCGCGGGGTCGGACCCCGCGCGGGTCACGGCTGCCGTCGCGGCCGACGTGCTGGAACGCTATCTCGCCCGTCCCGAACCTCTGGTGATAGCCTTCGGCACCGGCCGGTCGCTTTCGGCCATGGCAGATGAGGTGGCGGCCCAGGATGCGTCGCGTCACCGGGTCGTGTCGCTGATCGGGAACATCGCGCCCGACGGTTCGGCCACGTTCTTCGATGTGATCCTGCGCATCGCCGCCCGCCTGCGCACGCCGCACTATCCCATGTCGGTGCCTGTGGTGATGGCCACGCCGCAGGAACGCGCGCTGTTCCACGCGCTGGCGCCGGTTCAGGCGGTGGTGCGGCTGGCGCAGTCGGCCGATGTCAGCTTCGTGGGCGTGGGCCAGATGGGCGATGACGCGCCGCTCTACAAGGATGGTTTCGTCACGCGCGAGGAACTGGCGGCGATGCAGACCGCCGGTGCCGCGGGCGAGATCGCGGGCTCGGTCTATGATTCCGCCGGCCGCTATATCGAGACGCCGCTGACGCATCGCATGGGCGGCGTGCGGATCGAACCCGGGCGCGCGGCGCCGGTGGTCGGCGTGGCTGCGGGGCTGGGAAAGCTGGCGGCGATCCGCGCGGCGCTGGCCGGTCGGCTGCTGAATGGTCTGGTGACCGACGAACCCACCGCGCAGGCGCTGCTCGGCTGA
- a CDS encoding HAD family hydrolase: MAETAPPVTLVIFDCDGVLIDSEIISAGMLIQELARLGVAIDLDYVTRHFLGRSYPTVMQQIRTDFHLDLPPSFEDAYRQRLLDAFRTDLRIMDGVTDVIRALAVPYCVATSSSTARAEMSLHLVGLGGLVGPRLFTAGQVARGKPAPDLFLHAAACCDADPATCLVIEDSLNGVRAARAAGMQVWRFTGGSHLAGRDLAEPDDAKADRRFASFAEFFTLAPTLRSAG, translated from the coding sequence ATGGCCGAAACGGCACCTCCGGTCACCCTGGTGATCTTTGACTGCGACGGTGTCCTGATCGACAGCGAGATCATCAGCGCGGGCATGCTGATCCAGGAACTTGCGCGTCTGGGCGTGGCGATCGACCTTGACTATGTGACGCGGCACTTCCTCGGGCGCAGCTATCCCACGGTGATGCAGCAGATCCGCACCGATTTTCATCTCGATCTTCCGCCGTCGTTCGAGGACGCCTATCGCCAGCGGCTGCTTGATGCCTTCCGCACCGATCTGAGGATCATGGACGGTGTCACCGACGTGATCCGGGCGCTTGCGGTGCCCTATTGCGTCGCAACCTCGTCCAGCACCGCACGGGCAGAAATGTCGCTGCATCTGGTGGGCCTTGGCGGTCTTGTCGGGCCGCGCCTGTTTACTGCCGGCCAGGTGGCGCGCGGCAAGCCCGCGCCGGACCTGTTCCTTCACGCCGCCGCCTGCTGCGATGCCGATCCTGCCACCTGCCTGGTGATCGAGGACAGTCTCAACGGCGTCCGGGCCGCGCGAGCGGCCGGCATGCAGGTGTGGCGGTTCACCGGCGGCAGCCATCTTGCGGGCCGCGACCTGGCCGAACCCGATGACGCAAAGGCGGATCGGCGCTTTGCATCCTTCGCGGAATTCTTCACACTCGCGCCGACCCTGCGGAGTGCCGGATGA
- the pip gene encoding prolyl aminopeptidase, with amino-acid sequence MDHRSGQKRASEFLYPPVDPFDQRVIDMGDDHRIYVEQCGHPQGVPVLVLHGGPGGGCSPSMRRYFDPGHYRIVLFDQRGCGRSRPHASVENNTTWHLVRDIEVIRKALGIDRFIVFGGSWGATLALVYAITHPDRVQHLVLRGVFLMTQAELRWFYGGGAGAFFPDLWARFVSPIPDAERADLIAAYAKRLFSGSIIEESRHARLWANWENALASIHFDGSVSEGPSEYARAFARLENHYFTHAGFLDGDDWIMRHRKAIEHLPAHIVQGRYDMICPPRAAQRLADGWPRARLNIVPMAGHALSEPGISEDLVRVMDGLRV; translated from the coding sequence ATGGATCACAGATCAGGCCAAAAGCGCGCATCCGAGTTCCTGTACCCGCCGGTCGATCCCTTCGACCAGCGCGTGATCGACATGGGCGATGATCACCGCATCTATGTGGAACAATGCGGCCACCCCCAAGGTGTGCCCGTTCTGGTACTGCACGGGGGTCCGGGCGGCGGCTGTTCGCCGTCGATGCGGCGCTATTTCGATCCCGGGCACTATCGCATCGTGCTGTTCGACCAGCGGGGCTGCGGCCGGTCGCGCCCGCATGCCAGCGTCGAGAACAACACCACCTGGCACCTTGTCCGCGACATCGAGGTGATCCGCAAGGCGCTGGGAATCGACCGTTTCATCGTGTTCGGCGGCAGCTGGGGCGCCACGCTCGCGCTGGTCTATGCCATCACCCATCCCGACCGGGTGCAGCATCTGGTGCTGCGGGGCGTGTTCCTGATGACGCAGGCAGAGCTGCGCTGGTTCTATGGCGGGGGGGCAGGCGCCTTCTTTCCCGACCTCTGGGCGCGCTTCGTGTCGCCGATCCCCGATGCGGAACGTGCCGACCTGATCGCGGCTTATGCAAAGCGCCTGTTCTCGGGCAGCATCATCGAGGAATCGCGCCATGCAAGGCTTTGGGCGAACTGGGAAAACGCGCTTGCCTCGATCCATTTCGACGGCTCGGTCTCGGAAGGGCCCAGCGAATATGCCCGCGCCTTTGCCCGTCTTGAAAACCACTATTTCACCCATGCGGGCTTCCTTGACGGCGATGACTGGATCATGCGCCACCGCAAGGCGATCGAGCATCTGCCCGCCCATATCGTGCAGGGCCGGTATGACATGATCTGCCCGCCCCGCGCGGCGCAGCGCCTGGCCGACGGCTGGCCTCGGGCCCGGCTGAACATCGTGCCGATGGCCGGGCATGCCCTGTCGGAACCGGGCATCAGCGAGGATCTGGTGCGCGTCATGGATGGCCTGCGCGTCTAG
- the ubiG gene encoding bifunctional 2-polyprenyl-6-hydroxyphenol methylase/3-demethylubiquinol 3-O-methyltransferase UbiG, with the protein MTTIDPAEVAKFEAMAAEWWNPQGKFKPLHMLNPCRLDYITTQIAAEFGRDLRLPKPFEGLRILDIGCGGGLLSEPMARLGADVVGADAAARNIPVAKLHAEQSGLAIDYRHTTAEDMAAAGERFDVVLNMEVVEHVADPLAYLTACQELMKDHGLMICSTLNRNPKSYLFAIVGAEHVMRWLPKGTHEWKKFITPDELYGLIRKAGLTPVDRKGMVFNPLGWSWSLSDRDLSVNYVTASVKGRPQD; encoded by the coding sequence ATGACAACGATCGACCCCGCCGAAGTGGCGAAATTCGAGGCGATGGCCGCCGAATGGTGGAACCCCCAGGGCAAGTTCAAGCCGCTGCACATGCTGAACCCCTGCCGGCTGGACTATATCACGACCCAGATCGCGGCCGAGTTCGGACGCGATCTTCGGCTGCCCAAGCCCTTTGAGGGATTGAGAATTCTCGACATCGGCTGCGGCGGGGGACTGCTTTCGGAACCGATGGCGCGGCTGGGCGCCGACGTGGTGGGGGCGGATGCGGCGGCGCGCAACATTCCGGTGGCGAAGTTGCATGCCGAGCAGTCGGGGCTGGCGATCGATTATCGCCACACCACCGCCGAGGACATGGCGGCAGCGGGCGAGCGGTTCGACGTGGTGCTGAACATGGAGGTGGTCGAGCATGTGGCCGACCCTCTGGCCTACCTGACCGCGTGCCAGGAATTGATGAAAGATCATGGGCTTATGATCTGCTCGACGCTGAACCGGAACCCGAAATCCTATCTGTTCGCGATCGTCGGGGCCGAGCATGTGATGCGCTGGCTGCCGAAGGGGACGCATGAGTGGAAGAAGTTCATCACCCCGGACGAGCTGTATGGTCTGATCCGCAAGGCAGGACTGACGCCGGTTGACCGGAAAGGCATGGTTTTCAATCCCTTGGGCTGGTCGTGGAGCCTGTCGGACCGGGATCTTTCGGTGAATTACGTGACCGCCAGCGTGAAGGGGCGGCCGCAGGACTGA
- a CDS encoding CRTAC1 family protein → MIRAALLLSLAIPATATAQRFEAQDAGLSDGIFRGEWQYMVGGGAAAFDCSGDGFPDLYVAGGEDPARLYVNESSPGGPLRFRRTAAAETDLAAVTGAYPLDVDGDGITDLAVLRVGENVLLRGLGDCRFERANEPWGFDGGDGWTTAFAATWEAGSNWPTLATGDYIDRHEEAFPWGSCTPNRLFRPGPQGFAAPLDLLPSHCPLSIMFTDWNRDGTADLRVSNDREYYKGGQEQMWAIPPGQAPRLYTAEEGWRYLRLWGMGIASRDVTGDGLPDYFLTSMADNKLQVLADAASGRPDYADVAARAGVTAHRPHAGGDIRPSTAWHAQFEDVDNDGRADLWVAKGNVSTMPDFANADPNNLLMQGDNGSFTERSAEAGVASLRTARGGVLADFDLDGRVDILAVNRWEPPEIWRNTTDGAGNWLQLRLAMPGANRDGIGAWVEVRTGARTQPREIFVGAGHVSGHLGWVHFGLGAATSAEVRVIWPHAAPGDWQAVAANGFLTLSPGAAPQPWQPPR, encoded by the coding sequence ATGATCCGCGCGGCGCTGCTCCTGTCCCTCGCCATCCCCGCCACCGCCACGGCGCAACGGTTCGAGGCGCAGGATGCCGGCCTGTCGGACGGCATCTTCCGCGGCGAATGGCAGTACATGGTCGGTGGCGGTGCCGCCGCCTTCGACTGTTCGGGCGACGGCTTTCCCGATCTCTATGTGGCGGGCGGCGAAGATCCCGCGCGCCTGTATGTGAACGAAAGTTCGCCCGGCGGTCCGTTGCGGTTCCGCCGCACGGCTGCGGCGGAAACCGATCTGGCCGCCGTCACCGGCGCCTATCCGCTTGATGTCGACGGCGACGGCATCACCGACCTTGCCGTGCTGCGCGTGGGCGAGAATGTGCTGCTGCGCGGGCTGGGCGACTGCCGCTTCGAACGCGCCAACGAACCCTGGGGTTTCGACGGTGGCGATGGCTGGACCACCGCCTTCGCCGCGACATGGGAGGCCGGCAGCAACTGGCCGACGCTGGCCACCGGCGACTACATCGACCGGCATGAAGAGGCGTTTCCCTGGGGCTCCTGCACCCCGAACCGCCTGTTCCGCCCCGGCCCGCAGGGCTTTGCCGCGCCGCTCGACCTGCTGCCCAGCCATTGCCCGCTGTCGATCATGTTCACCGACTGGAACCGCGACGGCACCGCCGACCTGCGCGTGTCGAACGACCGCGAGTATTACAAGGGCGGACAGGAACAGATGTGGGCAATCCCGCCCGGTCAGGCGCCGCGCCTGTACACGGCCGAGGAAGGCTGGCGCTACCTGCGGCTCTGGGGCATGGGCATCGCCAGCCGCGATGTCACCGGCGACGGCCTGCCCGACTACTTCCTGACCTCGATGGCCGACAACAAGCTTCAGGTGCTGGCCGATGCGGCGTCGGGCCGCCCCGACTATGCCGATGTCGCGGCCCGCGCGGGTGTCACGGCGCACCGCCCCCATGCCGGCGGCGACATCCGCCCCTCGACCGCCTGGCACGCCCAGTTCGAGGATGTCGACAACGACGGCCGCGCCGATCTGTGGGTCGCCAAGGGCAATGTCTCGACCATGCCCGATTTTGCCAATGCCGATCCGAACAACCTGCTGATGCAGGGCGACAACGGCAGCTTCACCGAACGCAGCGCCGAGGCGGGCGTCGCTTCGCTCAGGACCGCGCGGGGTGGCGTGCTTGCGGATTTCGATCTGGATGGTCGGGTCGACATCCTGGCGGTGAACCGCTGGGAACCGCCCGAGATCTGGCGCAACACCACTGACGGTGCGGGCAACTGGCTGCAACTGCGGCTGGCCATGCCCGGCGCCAATCGCGACGGCATCGGCGCCTGGGTCGAGGTGCGGACCGGCGCCCGCACGCAACCGCGCGAGATCTTCGTGGGCGCGGGCCATGTGTCGGGCCATCTGGGCTGGGTGCATTTCGGGCTTGGCGCGGCGACCTCGGCCGAGGTGCGGGTGATCTGGCCCCATGCCGCGCCGGGCGACTGGCAGGCGGTGGCGGCCAACGGCTTCCTCACCCTCTCCCCGGGCGCCGCACCGCAGCCCTGGCAGCCGCCGCGCTGA
- a CDS encoding vanadium-dependent haloperoxidase, whose amino-acid sequence MIARVATLALLLVALAAPARATLAPETVLRDWYRLTLELVRHTATYSPPVASRAFAYIGVTIHEAQVTGNPGLVTLAGQLNGLTPVPPRGPGQHDEAAVLQGALAVLVPALFDNTGPTGQRALETMQRRLTERATGALDPAVAERSLAYGRAVAGHVLAWAATDGGASVANLGFPVEWTRGTGPQAWVPTSAVALQQAPLLPRWGENRPFVLPSGAECRLPPPPAYSEDPASQFRREAQEVYDTVAALTPDQLAIARFWSDDPMLSSAPPGHWVAIAVSVFAEQGTDAARQGEVMALLGVSLADAFIVCWRDKYDYDLVRPVSYIRRVIDPRFEPPLITPPFPEYPSGHSTQSGAAAVVLTHLFGEPFTFVDNTHADDGLPGRTFASFWDAAEEAGISRLYGGIHFRSAIREGLEQGRCVGEQVIRLRTRR is encoded by the coding sequence ATGATCGCGCGCGTCGCCACCCTCGCCCTTCTGCTTGTCGCGCTGGCCGCCCCGGCCCGCGCCACGCTGGCGCCAGAGACGGTCCTGCGCGACTGGTATCGCCTGACGCTGGAACTGGTGCGCCACACCGCCACCTACTCGCCCCCGGTGGCCAGCCGCGCCTTCGCCTACATCGGCGTGACGATCCACGAGGCGCAGGTCACGGGCAACCCCGGTCTGGTCACGCTCGCGGGCCAGCTCAACGGCCTGACGCCGGTTCCCCCGCGCGGTCCCGGCCAGCATGACGAGGCCGCAGTGCTGCAGGGCGCGCTGGCCGTGCTGGTGCCCGCGCTCTTCGACAACACCGGCCCGACCGGACAGCGCGCGCTCGAAACCATGCAGCGCCGCCTGACCGAACGCGCGACCGGGGCGCTCGATCCCGCCGTGGCTGAACGCAGCCTCGCCTACGGTCGCGCGGTGGCAGGGCATGTGCTGGCCTGGGCTGCGACCGATGGCGGGGCCAGCGTCGCCAACCTGGGCTTTCCGGTCGAATGGACGCGCGGGACCGGGCCGCAGGCCTGGGTTCCCACCAGCGCCGTCGCGCTGCAGCAGGCGCCTCTGTTGCCGCGCTGGGGCGAGAACCGGCCCTTCGTGCTGCCCAGCGGCGCCGAATGCCGCCTGCCGCCCCCGCCCGCCTACAGCGAGGACCCGGCCAGCCAGTTCCGCCGCGAGGCGCAAGAGGTCTACGATACCGTGGCCGCCCTGACGCCCGACCAGCTGGCCATCGCCCGCTTCTGGTCGGACGATCCGATGCTCTCGTCGGCGCCGCCGGGGCACTGGGTTGCCATCGCGGTTTCGGTCTTTGCCGAACAGGGCACCGACGCCGCCCGCCAGGGCGAAGTCATGGCGCTTCTGGGCGTCAGCCTGGCCGACGCCTTCATCGTCTGCTGGCGCGACAAGTACGACTACGATCTGGTCCGCCCGGTCAGCTACATCCGCCGCGTGATCGACCCGCGGTTCGAACCGCCCCTGATCACGCCGCCATTCCCCGAATACCCCTCGGGGCACTCCACCCAGTCGGGCGCCGCAGCCGTGGTGCTGACGCATCTGTTCGGCGAACCCTTCACCTTCGTCGACAACACGCATGCCGATGACGGCCTGCCGGGGCGCACCTTTGCCAGCTTCTGGGATGCCGCGGAAGAGGCCGGTATCTCAAGGCTCTATGGTGGCATCCACTTTCGCAGCGCGATCCGCGAGGGGCTGGAACAGGGCCGCTGCGTCGGTGAACAGGTCATCCGGCTGAGGACGCGGCGATGA
- the mgrA gene encoding L-glyceraldehyde 3-phosphate reductase: MAWVPSEDRYSRMVYRRCGASGLMLPAISLGLWHNFGHDTPHATKQAICRTAFDHGITHFDLANNYGPPPGSAEEAFGEILRSDFRGYRDEIIVSSKAGYRMHPGPYGEWGSRKYLIASCDASLRRLGLDYVDIFYSHRFDPDTPLEETMGALDRIVRSGKALYAGISSYNSQRTRQAAAILKDLGTPCVIHQPSYNLLNRWVEKDGLKDTLEELGIGSIAFTPLAQGILTRKYLNGIPDGSRAAQGKSLNPGTITPRAIESVRALDRIAQARGQTLAQMAIAWVLRGGGITTALIGASRPEQVIDCAGAVTNLTFTAAELAEIDRISAEEDINLWARSSES; the protein is encoded by the coding sequence ATGGCCTGGGTTCCGTCCGAGGACCGCTATTCCCGCATGGTCTATCGTCGCTGCGGCGCATCGGGCCTGATGCTGCCCGCGATCAGCCTCGGGCTCTGGCACAACTTCGGGCATGACACGCCCCATGCCACGAAGCAGGCGATCTGCCGCACCGCCTTCGACCACGGCATCACCCATTTCGACCTTGCCAACAACTACGGCCCGCCCCCGGGCAGCGCCGAAGAGGCGTTCGGTGAGATCCTGCGCAGCGACTTCCGGGGCTACCGCGACGAGATCATCGTGTCGTCCAAGGCGGGCTACCGCATGCACCCCGGGCCCTATGGCGAATGGGGCAGCCGCAAGTATCTGATCGCCTCGTGCGACGCCTCGCTCAGACGCCTCGGGCTCGACTATGTCGACATCTTCTATTCCCACCGCTTCGATCCCGACACCCCGCTCGAGGAAACGATGGGCGCGCTCGACCGGATCGTGCGCTCGGGCAAGGCGCTCTACGCCGGAATTTCCAGCTACAACTCGCAGCGTACCCGGCAGGCGGCCGCGATCCTGAAGGACCTGGGCACCCCCTGCGTGATCCACCAGCCCAGCTACAACCTGCTGAACCGCTGGGTTGAAAAGGACGGGCTCAAGGACACGCTGGAAGAGCTCGGCATCGGCTCGATCGCCTTCACGCCGCTGGCACAGGGCATCCTGACCCGCAAGTACCTGAACGGCATTCCCGACGGCAGCCGCGCCGCGCAGGGCAAGTCGCTGAACCCGGGCACCATCACCCCCCGCGCCATCGAATCGGTCCGCGCGCTCGACCGCATTGCGCAGGCGCGCGGGCAGACGCTGGCGCAGATGGCGATCGCCTGGGTGCTGCGTGGCGGCGGCATCACCACGGCGCTGATCGGTGCCTCGCGCCCCGAACAGGTGATCGACTGCGCGGGCGCCGTGACGAACCTCACGTTCACCGCCGCCGAACTGGCCGAGATCGACCGGATTTCGGCCGAGGAAGACATCAACCTCTGGGCCAGGTCGTCCGAGTCATGA
- the rnr gene encoding ribonuclease R: MDQIPDKAALLRWMAENPTLTAKRDIARAFGIKGGPARIELKRLLSELEDEGRVSRRKRSYRDAGTLPPVSILRVTGPDTEGDLWAEAVEWQGDGARPRILVITRNSDPALGADDRILARLTETPGAAHSHEARLIRKIGTSPLRLLGIFRKGAEGGRILPIDKGQDKEWRVGPGMDMGARDGELVEAEAAGPRRLGLPAARVVARIGDPGAPKAVSLIAIHQHGIPDRFPDAALIEAETAEPAGQANRTDLRDLPLVTIDPADARDRDDAVFAEPDSDPANPGGHVVWVAIADVAHYVRPGSALDREARKRGNSTYFPDRVVPMLPDGLSGDLCSLHAGVDRACLAVRMRLSESGDLTGFRFVRGLMRSVASLEYAQVQSAIDGQPDAVTAPLLDRVLRPLWSAYQAAVRARERRQPLNLDLPERRIVLSDEGRVISVAFKERLETHRLIEEFMVMANVAAAEELIRLKKPLLYRVHEEPSPEKLDALREVAEASGFTLAKGQVLKTAHLNRLLAQAEGTDHDELLNITTLRSLPQAYYHPQNFGHFGLALRNYAHFTSPIRRYSDLIVHRALIAGHGWGDDGLSAQDMDTLEETAKLISDAERRSMMAERDTTDRYLAAWLSDRVGSTFTGRVSGVQRFGLFVKLDESGADGLIPIREVGREFFHYDAGNQTLMGADTGTVIGMGARVTVRLAEAVPVTGGLTFELLEIEDRAMPRGARGRSDGRGKGAPRGRAAPRRTVRRTRR; the protein is encoded by the coding sequence ATGGACCAGATACCCGACAAGGCCGCGCTGCTGCGCTGGATGGCCGAGAACCCCACCCTGACCGCAAAGCGCGACATCGCCCGCGCCTTCGGCATCAAGGGCGGCCCCGCGCGCATCGAACTGAAACGCCTGCTGTCCGAGCTTGAGGACGAGGGTCGCGTCTCGCGCCGCAAGCGCAGCTACCGCGATGCGGGCACGCTGCCGCCGGTCTCGATCCTGCGCGTCACCGGCCCCGACACCGAAGGCGATCTCTGGGCCGAGGCGGTGGAATGGCAGGGCGACGGGGCAAGGCCCCGCATCCTGGTGATCACCCGCAACAGCGACCCGGCCCTGGGCGCCGATGACCGCATCCTCGCCCGCCTGACCGAAACCCCCGGCGCGGCCCACAGCCACGAGGCGCGGCTGATCCGCAAGATCGGCACCTCGCCCCTGCGCCTGCTCGGCATCTTCCGCAAGGGCGCCGAGGGCGGTCGCATCCTGCCCATCGACAAGGGTCAGGACAAGGAATGGCGCGTCGGTCCCGGCATGGACATGGGCGCGCGCGACGGCGAGCTGGTCGAGGCCGAGGCGGCCGGCCCCCGCAGGCTTGGCCTGCCTGCCGCCCGCGTCGTCGCCCGCATCGGCGACCCGGGTGCGCCAAAGGCGGTCAGCCTGATCGCCATCCACCAGCACGGCATCCCCGACCGTTTTCCCGACGCCGCGCTGATCGAGGCGGAAACCGCCGAACCTGCGGGCCAGGCGAACCGCACCGACCTGCGCGACCTGCCGCTTGTCACGATCGACCCGGCCGATGCGCGCGACCGCGACGATGCCGTCTTCGCCGAACCCGACTCCGATCCGGCCAACCCGGGCGGCCATGTCGTCTGGGTCGCCATTGCCGACGTGGCGCACTATGTCCGCCCCGGTTCGGCGCTGGACCGCGAGGCGCGCAAGCGCGGCAATTCCACCTACTTCCCCGACCGCGTGGTGCCGATGCTGCCCGACGGCCTGTCGGGCGATCTGTGCTCGCTTCACGCGGGGGTCGACCGGGCCTGCCTGGCGGTGCGGATGCGCCTGTCCGAAAGCGGTGACCTGACGGGTTTCCGCTTTGTCCGGGGCCTCATGCGCTCGGTCGCCAGCCTTGAATATGCGCAGGTGCAGTCCGCCATCGACGGCCAGCCGGACGCGGTCACCGCTCCGCTTCTTGACCGTGTGCTGCGCCCCCTCTGGTCCGCCTACCAGGCTGCCGTCCGCGCCCGCGAACGCCGCCAGCCGCTCAACCTCGACCTTCCGGAACGCCGGATCGTGCTGTCCGACGAGGGCCGCGTGATCTCGGTCGCGTTCAAGGAACGGCTCGAGACGCACCGCCTGATCGAAGAGTTCATGGTCATGGCCAACGTGGCGGCCGCAGAGGAACTGATCCGCCTGAAGAAGCCGCTGCTCTACCGCGTCCATGAAGAACCCAGCCCCGAAAAGCTTGACGCCCTGCGCGAGGTGGCCGAGGCGTCGGGTTTCACCCTGGCCAAGGGGCAGGTCCTGAAGACCGCGCATCTCAACCGCCTGCTGGCGCAGGCCGAGGGCACCGATCATGACGAACTGCTGAACATCACCACGCTGCGCTCGCTGCCGCAGGCCTATTACCACCCGCAGAACTTCGGCCATTTCGGCCTTGCCCTGCGCAACTACGCCCATTTCACATCGCCGATCCGCCGCTATTCCGACCTGATCGTCCATCGCGCGCTGATCGCGGGGCACGGCTGGGGCGATGACGGTCTTTCGGCGCAGGACATGGACACGCTCGAGGAAACCGCGAAACTCATCTCCGACGCCGAACGCCGCAGCATGATGGCGGAACGCGACACCACCGATCGCTACCTTGCCGCGTGGCTGTCCGACCGCGTGGGCAGCACCTTCACCGGCCGCGTCTCGGGCGTGCAGCGCTTCGGCCTGTTCGTGAAGCTGGACGAGAGCGGGGCTGACGGCCTGATCCCGATCCGCGAGGTGGGGCGCGAGTTCTTCCACTATGACGCGGGCAACCAGACGCTGATGGGTGCCGACACCGGCACGGTGATCGGCATGGGGGCGCGCGTGACCGTCCGCCTGGCCGAGGCGGTTCCCGTCACCGGCGGGCTGACCTTCGAACTGCTGGAAATCGAGGATCGCGCGATGCCGCGCGGCGCGCGCGGGCGCAGCGACGGGCGCGGCAAGGGTGCGCCCCGTGGCCGCGCCGCACCCCGCCGCACGGTCAGGCGCACCCGCCGCTGA
- a CDS encoding nucleoside triphosphate hydrolase, which translates to MIPDPIVDLIRARANTRPGRFITALAGPPGAGKSTLAAAIAAGLGPGARVVPMDGFHYDDAVLNARGLRHRKGAPETFDATGFLHLVHRLRTEAEVAIPVFDRGMELSRAAADVVMPDDRFLIVEGNWLLLAAPPWADLAPLFDLTVMLTVPEPEIVRRLTDRWLTHGKTPDEAAQWIATNDLPNVRRVLGGSRPADLVIAG; encoded by the coding sequence GTGATCCCCGACCCAATCGTCGATCTGATCCGCGCCCGGGCGAACACCCGCCCGGGCCGCTTCATCACCGCCCTTGCCGGTCCGCCCGGCGCGGGCAAGTCCACCCTCGCCGCCGCCATCGCCGCGGGGCTGGGCCCCGGCGCCCGGGTGGTGCCGATGGACGGTTTCCACTACGACGACGCCGTGCTGAACGCGCGGGGCCTGCGCCATCGCAAGGGCGCCCCCGAGACCTTCGACGCCACGGGATTCCTGCATCTGGTCCACCGCCTGCGGACCGAGGCCGAGGTCGCGATCCCGGTGTTCGACCGCGGCATGGAACTGTCGCGCGCCGCCGCCGACGTGGTGATGCCCGACGACCGCTTCCTGATCGTCGAGGGCAACTGGCTCTTGCTGGCGGCACCGCCCTGGGCCGATCTCGCGCCGCTGTTCGACCTGACCGTGATGCTGACCGTTCCCGAGCCCGAGATCGTCCGCCGCCTTACCGACCGCTGGCTGACCCATGGCAAGACCCCCGACGAGGCCGCGCAGTGGATCGCCACGAACGATCTGCCCAATGTCCGCCGCGTCCTCGGCGGTTCGCGCCCGGCCGACCTCGTGATCGCAGGCTGA